DNA sequence from the bacterium genome:
CCGCTCCGATACCGCGGTCGGGGGCGTCCACCGCCGCGAGGATGTCCTCGGTGATCCGCGCGGGGCACGAGACGACGGGCAGCGACGCCAGCGCCTCGCGCAACGCGATCTCCCTGGCCAGCTCGCCGCGACAGTCGGGACACGTCGCGAGGTGCCGCTCCACTTCGACGACCTCGCGCGGGTCCATTTCTCCCGCGGCGTAGCCGGCAAGCTGGCTGCCGATCCCGTCGCACGCAGTGTCATCTCTGGTCATACCGTCTCCCGTTTCACGGCCGGATCGCACTCGCGCCCCGGCTCCAGCACCCGGCGCAGCACCTGACGCGCCCGATGCAGCTGCACCTTCACGGTGCTCGTCTTGATGCCCAGCATTCCGGCGACCTCGTCGAGCTTCAGGCCCTGGAAGTAGTGCAGGATCATGGCGCTGCGCGTCTCGTCCTGCAGGGCGTCCATGGCGTCCAGCAGCATGGCCCGGGTCTGCTCCCGCTGCAGCCCGTGATCGGGAGCGGTTTCCGCGGCGCTCGTCGCGTTCGCCGCGGCGGCCAGCGCGTCCGGCAGCTCCAGACGCCTCCTGGCTGCATCGCGCCGCCGCGTCCGATCGATGCAGAGGTTGTGCGCGACCCTGATCAGCCAGGCTTCCACGCGCTGCGGATCCACCTCGTGCCGCTTGTTCCAGAGGCGCAGGAAGGCGTCCTGGGTGACGTCCTCGGCATCGTCCCTGTCCCTCAGGTAGTACAGGGAGTAGCTGTAGACGCGGTCCCGTTGGCGCTGCAGGATCTCGACGAACGCGCGTTTGTCCATGGCCCTACAAGGACGTTTCGACGGGGTATCAGGTTACAGAGAAGGTGCGATCAGTCGACGTAGCCCAGCGAGCGCAGGCGCTGGCGTGCGGCCGTGTCCAGCTCGGCCGGGCGCTGCTCGCCGCTCTGCGTCAGGGGCGAATCCAGGTCGAAGTTGGACCACAGCTTCTCGACGAGATCGGCCGCCACGCCGGGGGTCCGGCCGGAGAGGTCGGTGCGCTCGTACGGGTCCCGGTCGAGACGGTAGAGCTCGACGCGCTCGGTCCCGCCCTCGCGGAAATAGATCAGCTTCCACGGCCACTCCACCAGCGCCTTGGTGAAGCGGTCGGGCGCCGAGCCCTGCTCGGCAAGCAGGGTGCGCGGCCCGATCTCCTCGTCGCCCAGCATCGCCGGCAGCAGGCTGCGGCCCGCCAGGTCGCCCGGGTTCTCCAGTCCCGCGACCTCCATGATAGTGGGCAGCACGTCCAGGGTCGAGACCGGCTCGGAGACGACGCGGCCGGCGCCGCGGTTGCCGGGCAGCTTCACGATCAACGGCACGTGGAGGGTCTCCTGGTAGGGCAGGTAGTGGGTGAAGTAGATGTCGTGGTCCATCAGATGCTCGCCGTGGTCGGCCACCAGCACGATCAGCATGTCGTCGTAGAGACCCATCTCCTTCAGCCCCGCGAGCAGGCGTCCCACCTGCTTGTCGGTGTAGCTGACCTCCGCGGCGTACTGGCTCGTGGGATACCGCCAGTCGGTTATCCCGTCGAGCCAGTCGTACATGCCGGTCTCCTTGTTGTCGTCGGTCAGGGTCTCCGACGCCATGATGGCGTCGAGGATTGGTTCGCCGGGACTCCGCGGATCGCGATCGAAGTAGTAGATGGCGTCGTAAGGCGGCGGCGGCGCGTAGGGCGCGTGGGGATCGAAGTAATGGGTGAAGAGGTAAAGGGGCTCGTCGCCGTAGCGCTTGCAGTATTCCAGGGAGAGCGCGGTGATGGTGCTGGCCTGATCGTAGTCGGTCATGACCTTGGGCACCTTCATGTCCGTGTTGTAACCCTGCTCCATGCCGTAGACGGAGGTCAGATAGTAGACGCCCATGAAACCGACCGTATGGTAGCCGGCCGCCGAGAAGCGCTCGGCGATGGTCTGGTGCCGGTCGTCGAGCATCTGGAAATCGCCGCCGATGGCCTCGTGGCGCGATGGCAGCTGGCCCGTGAAGATCGACGCGAACGAGGGCAGGGTCCACGGCGCGGTCGAGAAGCAGCGGGCGAAGCGGATGCCGTCGCGGGCCAGTGCTTCCATGTGGGGCGTGCGCACTCCGGAGGACTCGAAGCTGCAGGTGTGGTCCTCGCGCAGCGTGTCGATGCCCAGCAGCAGCACGCCGGGCCCGGGCGAACGTCCGGCCCGCGGCGACGGCGTCCCGCCCCCACCCTGATGCAGCCACAGGAAGACCATCCCCGCCAGCAACGGCCCTGCGGCGATCAGCGCGATCCGCGTGCGCGGCGCCTTCGTCCGCTTCCTCCGCTTCGTCTGCTTCTTCAATCGTACGACCTTCCCGTCTTCGCGCCGCCGATCACGTCGGTCGACACGGCCGCGCGCGTGAACCAGCCCCAGCCGAAGGTCTCTGACGACCGCTGCCAGTTCCAGAAATTCTGATGATTGACACCGCCCTCGATGCGAAAGGCCCGCGCGGGCTCGAGGCGCAGCCCCACGTAGGGGTTGAAGGCGACGCCCTTGTCTTCGGCCTGGAAAACGTAGGCGGCATCGTAGCCCACCGCCACGCCCACGCCGCCGACGGGCGCGGCGGTCAGGGCCGGGTGGACCAGCGGCGCCCAAGCCGGCAGCAAAGCCAGGGCGAGGGGCTTGACGACGCAGTCGCAGGACCGGCACAGCACGCTGGTGGCCATCAGTGGCAGCATGACGCCGAGGCCGACCAGGTAATCCGCCGCGAAGCGGACCTTGCCGTCGTCCTTGAACCGGTAGACCTCGAGCGGCGCGCTGAGATCGAGGGCCAGCCAGTCGTGATCGGCGAAGGCATTCGTGCGCACGACCACGTCCAGGCCCACGAGATCCAGATCGCCGTGTCGGCCATAGCTCACGCCGTAGTGGGAGATCCGCTGTTCGGGCTCCGCCGCCGGACAGGCCTCGGCGGCGAACACGACGAGCGCAGCGACCAGGACCGTGTGCTTTCCCAAGGGGAGCATCTCGTATCCGTTTCTCCTAAACTTAGGAGAAGTAATCGATCTTCGTGCAGCCTCAGCCGTCCCACAGGCGATCGTAGGCGGCGAGTCTGGTTTTCACGAACTCCCGCGCCGCCTTGCGCGAGGCCAGGGGGCGCACAGCGCGCGTTTTCCGGTCGGGCTGCTCGACGGCGGCCAGCCGTCCGTCCAGTTCCACCAACGCGAGGACCCCGGCGAGACCCGTATCGTGGGTCTCGACGAGCGTGAACGCGGGGGCGAGCCGACCCCAGGCCCTCGCGGTCAGCGCCACGATCTCGCCGGCCGCGAGCCGGTCCTGCAGATCACGGAGACCCTTCATCGCGCCAGGACCACCTTGCGGGTGATCACGCGGTCGCCGCTGACCAGCCGCACCATGTAGAGCCCGTCCGGCAGCCGGTGGCCCTCAGCTCGGCCGGGATGTTGTCGGAGGGCCCGGGTTGCGCCGGGTCGTCACCGCCCCCGCAACCGGCCAGCAGGGATGCGCTCACGCACGCGCACAGGACGAGTCTCTTCACCATGATACCCCTTCCTCTGACGTCGCAAGATTGTACGATACGCGCACAGGCAACACCAGACCTCTTCGGCTCCCCGGAAGGGGGTGATGGCCCTTCGAAAAAAAACTGCGGCCTGAACGACATTCCGTGTTGACTTCCTGCCTGCCGGGTCTAAATTAACGCCGCTTCCAGAGAGCGACCGGCGCGGTCCGGCCGCGCGAGGAAGAGGTCGGGGTAGGTCCGCGGGCCCGCCCGGCGCAGCCCACAGGCGGCACGGCGAATTCCGGATCCCACCCGACACACAGGGGACCCTGGTCCTGGGAGGAGATCGATGCGTCGTAAGAATATGGTCGCCCGTCGCGACCGCGCCGCCGGTGTCCAGACGACCGCCGGCAGAGTGGAGGAGCGCCCCGAAGAGCCTCCTTCCGAACCTCCGTCGCATGGCCTAGCATTAGCTGGCCGCCCGAGCACCGCCGTCCCACCTGCTCCCGCAGGTGGCTTTTTATTGGGCGCCGATCGGTCCGCTGCCACGAGACGCGAGACGGCCTTCCGCCGCGCCTTCTTCCCCGAAGCCGCCGCGGCCGACTGGAACGATTGGCGCTGGCAGCTGCGCCACCGCATCCGCACCCTGGAACAGTTCGACCGCATGCTCGAGCTGTCGCCCTCCGAACGCCACGCGCTGCAGCTGGCCGGCGGCCTGCTGCCGGCCGCGGTGACGCCCTACTACATGAGCCTGCTCGACCCGTCGGACCCGCAGCAGCCGCTGCGCCGGACCGTGGTGCCCACACAGCACGAGCTGCTGCGCATGCCCGGCGAGGCCGACGACCCCCTCGGCGAGGACGCCCACAGCCCGGTGCCGGGCATCGTGCACCGGTACCCGGACCGCGTCCTGTTCCTGGTCCACGATTTCTGTCCAACCTACTGCCGCTACTGCACGCGCTCGCGACTGGTCGGCAACGGCGAGATGAAGCCCCAGCAGAGCCGTCTCGAGCTGTGCCTGGACTACATACGGCGCACGCCCTCGGTGCGCGACGTCCTGCTGTCCGGCGGCGAGCCCCTGAGCCTCG
Encoded proteins:
- a CDS encoding zf-HC2 domain-containing protein, which encodes MTRDDTACDGIGSQLAGYAAGEMDPREVVEVERHLATCPDCRGELAREIALREALASLPVVSCPARITEDILAAVDAPDRGIGA
- a CDS encoding sulfatase: MKKQTKRRKRTKAPRTRIALIAAGPLLAGMVFLWLHQGGGGTPSPRAGRSPGPGVLLLGIDTLREDHTCSFESSGVRTPHMEALARDGIRFARCFSTAPWTLPSFASIFTGQLPSRHEAIGGDFQMLDDRHQTIAERFSAAGYHTVGFMGVYYLTSVYGMEQGYNTDMKVPKVMTDYDQASTITALSLEYCKRYGDEPLYLFTHYFDPHAPYAPPPPYDAIYYFDRDPRSPGEPILDAIMASETLTDDNKETGMYDWLDGITDWRYPTSQYAAEVSYTDKQVGRLLAGLKEMGLYDDMLIVLVADHGEHLMDHDIYFTHYLPYQETLHVPLIVKLPGNRGAGRVVSEPVSTLDVLPTIMEVAGLENPGDLAGRSLLPAMLGDEEIGPRTLLAEQGSAPDRFTKALVEWPWKLIYFREGGTERVELYRLDRDPYERTDLSGRTPGVAADLVEKLWSNFDLDSPLTQSGEQRPAELDTAARQRLRSLGYVD
- a CDS encoding KamA family radical SAM protein gives rise to the protein MVARRDRAAGVQTTAGRVEERPEEPPSEPPSHGLALAGRPSTAVPPAPAGGFLLGADRSAATRRETAFRRAFFPEAAAADWNDWRWQLRHRIRTLEQFDRMLELSPSERHALQLAGGLLPAAVTPYYMSLLDPSDPQQPLRRTVVPTQHELLRMPGEADDPLGEDAHSPVPGIVHRYPDRVLFLVHDFCPTYCRYCTRSRLVGNGEMKPQQSRLELCLDYIRRTPSVRDVLLSGGEPLSLADDKLDWILTELRAIPHVQIIRIGTKAPAVTPQRITPSLVRMLRKHHPLMMSLHFLHPDECTPAAARACTRLADAGIPLGSQTVLLKGVNDDVETMKALVHRLLMMRVRPYYLYQCDPISGSSHFRTTVETGLEIIRGLRGWTSGYAVPTYVIDAPGGGGKIPLQPDYLVASGNGEVVLRNYEGNLYRYKEGAC
- a CDS encoding RNA polymerase sigma factor, with translation MDKRAFVEILQRQRDRVYSYSLYYLRDRDDAEDVTQDAFLRLWNKRHEVDPQRVEAWLIRVAHNLCIDRTRRRDAARRRLELPDALAAAANATSAAETAPDHGLQREQTRAMLLDAMDALQDETRSAMILHYFQGLKLDEVAGMLGIKTSTVKVQLHRARQVLRRVLEPGRECDPAVKRETV